A single Candidatus Desulfofervidus auxilii DNA region contains:
- a CDS encoding TIR domain-containing protein produces MARRVFFSFHYERDVWRANVVRNTIVLAQLALAN; encoded by the coding sequence ATGGCAAGGAGAGTATTTTTTAGTTTCCATTATGAAAGAGATGTCTGGCGGGCTAATGTGGTAAGAAACACAATTGTGCTCGCCCAACTTGCCTTGGCAAATTAA